From the genome of Hydrogenovibrio kuenenii DSM 12350:
GTTCATGCTGAAACCTCTTCTGACTCGCTTCGCATTGATGCCAAAGACTTAAATATTGCTATCGCACAACATAAGCAAAATGCAATTTTACTGGACGCACGCTCGAAAGAACTTTATCAACAAGACCATATTCCAGGCGCTTTAAACTTTCCCGTCAATTGGACTTACGCTCATAAAAAAACCAATGGGCAAATTGTTGAACCACAGCAAGCTCAAACGCTATTTCGTAAACTGGGATTAGACATTCAAACCCCCGTCATTATTTATGATGATGGTGCATTGGTCGATGCCGCCAGATTATTTTGGACACTGGAAGTTTATGGTTTGCAACATGTCAAAGTGCTTAGCACTGGTTACGACTTTTGGGTCAGCAAAGGCTATCCAACCACCGAACAAACTTCTGTGGATACCCCTAGTCACTATATCACCGAAGTAAAACATCAACGCCTAGCGACCAAGTTCTCGACATTGCTTGCCACCAAAAATCCGAATGAATTGATTATTGATGCCCGTCCGAAACCGGCCTATCTAGGAGAAAAGTCTTCCGCCAAACGCTTTGGGCATATTCCAAAAGCCATCAATATTCCTGCTTCTCACAACTTAAAACTTGAAGATCATATGGCAAGCTTCCAGCCTGTTAACGAGTTGAAAAAGGTCTATGCAAACATTCCTAAAAACAAAAAAATAATTATTTACTGCGCCATCGGGCGAATCTCAGCAACCAATTATTTAGCGTTGCGCGAGTTGGGCTATGATGTTGCCAACTACGATGCTTCTTGGAAAGAATGGGGGAATGATTTTGCGCTGCCGATCGTCAACCCCTCTGCTTTTGACGATAACGCCAAATAACCCGAACAAGAACTCACGGAGCAACTGAAAATAAAATGTGGCGAAAACTCAGCATAAAACTCCAGTTGATGATTCTTATTTCAGTGGTGACTTTTACCGTGGTCATCAGCTCCTTAACGGTTGCCTTCTGGTTAGATAAGAAACAACGTCAAAACCTCGCCATCGAACTTTCCAACCAAATCAACACGGCATTGAAGCATGATTTATTGGAAGGCATGCTTTCCAACAGTGTCGATGCTTATTCAGATTTGAACTTTACGCTTTCCGGGTTCCAACAAATTGACCGTGTCGTTCTGCTTGATAATGACAATCGCTCGATTTACACCTACCGCCACGGTTCACACCATTACCATGACTTGATTGCTAAAAGTACGGAAACTCCCCAGTTTTCTGGCGTAGATCTATATGTAACACATCCCCTAGAAGAAGGGGGACATCGTTTTGGTTCCGTTGTTTATGTTATCGATATGGAAGACTTTTCTACCCAAATCGAAAAGCACCTGATTTTCCTCATCCTCGCCTTGCCTCTAGAGCTGATTTTCGCCCTGATTTTGGCATGGTGGATTAGCCGTAGCTATAACAAACCCTTTAGTTTGCTTGCCGACTCGATGCAAAAGAATGATGTTATCCGCAACCGTTTCTACACCGTCGAAACCACTTCACAGAATGAAATCGGCAAGCTGTTCGACGGCTACAACCAAATGATTCAAAAAGTCGAATCCACTACCGAGCAAATGCGTTATCAGTCTGAACATGATTCGTTAACCGGGCTATTTAACCGCTACTATATCGAACACCAAATTCAAACCTGTTTACAAGATGACTCCGTGAACAACCACACCATCATTGCGCTGGATATAGACCAGTTTCGTTTGATTAACGACTCCGCAGGCCATCAAGCTGGTGATGAACTCTTAAAAATGGTTTCGCAACACTGCCTACAACATCTAACAAAAGATGCAATGATGGGGCGTGTGGAAAGTGATATTTTCTATCTGCTTTTACCTCAATATTCCGAGAAACAAGCAATGCTTCTTGCAAACGGAATGCTCGACATCATGGCGGACTTCCGTTTTACCTGGCAAGGAGAAGCACATTCCGTATCTGCATCAGTAGGTATGGTTGTTTTCAAACCCAATGAATATACATTGGAAGAGCTAATAAAAGCACTGGAATCCGCAACACATACGGCTAAATCCTTAGGGCGCAATAAACTTCATATCTTCCAACCAAACGACAAGACAACTGCGCTTTATAATCAAGAATTACAAATTGCCAATATGGTCAAAGAAGCGCTTGCCAATGGTCCAGATAGCGACTCAACAAGATTCGAACTTTATGCTCAGGCGATTGTTCCTTTGCAAACGCCGGAAGTTTCTCGTAACAAAATTGGCTATGAAATCTTGATCAGGTTACGCAACAGTGAAGGGCAAATAGTCCCGCCGGATCAATTCTTACCTACAGCGGAACGCTACCAGTTAATGAGTGAAATCGATAGCTATGTGTTGTGGCACTTTATTGAAACCGTCAGTGCGCACCCTGAGCATCTGGACAAGCTTCACCTTGCACATGTTAATCTTGCGGGTTCCAGCTTAAACCACCCTGACTTTCAAGCTAAACTCAAGCAGGCTGTAACCACCTTCCACTTTCCTTGGCAAAAACTGGAACTGGAAATTACCGAAACCTCTGCCATCGGCAGTTTCAGTCAGGCTGCGGAATTTATCCAATATTGTAAGAATTTAGGTATCGGTTTAGCGTTGGACGATTTTGGAACCGGTATGTCCTCGTTTGAGTATTTAAAAAGCTTGCCATTTGATGTGGTGAAAATCGATGGTAGCTTTATTAAGGACATGCACACGGATCCATCTGATAAAGCCGTTATTCGCTATATTCAAGAAATCAGTGCACTGCGTAACCAAGAAACCGTCGCCGAATACGTCGAAACCGAACAAGACCTACAAGCTCTCACCGAAATCGGCATCACCTATGGTCAAGGTTATTACCTTGGAAAACCCAAACCCTTATCAGAGTGGTTGTAGGCTGTAACATGAGGTTATCTTTAGCCTGATGCGATTGCTTAAACTCTTCATTCTGATACTGGGGCTCCTGTATCTTTCTTACCAACTGTTCCTATTGTTACTGACTCCACCAGAATCGTTAACACACAGAGGCAAAGTTGAACACGCACCAAAAGAAACCATCGTCCCCGAGCATAAAGTTTTGCCTAGCGACCAAATTGCCAAAAATGCGTGGAACTATATCAACCAGCTACGCCATGACGTTGGCTTAACGCCTTTACAACCTAACGCCAAGCTCAACCAAGCAGCACTCAACCACTCCAAATACTGTGTTGTTAACAATATTCAAGGCCATATTCAGCAACCCAGCCTGGTAGATTTTACGGGTAAAACCCCTTCTGATCGTGCCTATGCTGTCGGTTATCCCGCAGGCGTTAACGAAGTCATCAGTTTTAATCGAGACAGCGCTATTCCGTTCGTTGATGACCTAATGTCAGCCATATATCATCGACTCGGTTTGTTGAATATGACCATCGATCAAATCGGAACAGGGGTTTATCGCATCAATGGGAAAAATCCCGGCCCCTACTCAGTCTCCTCAACTTTTACCGCTGAAACCAGTAATTTTAAACTGGCGCAACTCTGTATCAACCCACCCGACCCTCGCCCGGGTGAACTTGCTTACAAGGGGCTTTGTCGCAAAAATGAACTCATTCCCAAACAATCATTTGACCGAGCACGATACGACATTGCCCGCCAAAACCCAAAATGGATTGTTTGGCCCAAAGACAACAGCACTGTGCCACCGGTATTTTATGAAGAAATGCCAGATCCATTACCGAATTGTGATGCCTCCGGCTACCCGGTTCATATGCAAATCAACCCTATTTACTGGGGGCGCATCACTTTTGTCAAAGGCAGCTTCAAACTCTATCGCATAGATCATCAGCGCAAAATGCCCGTTGAGATTGAACGCACTATGACCAATCTCAATGACCCCAATCATGAGTCCAAAGGCACCAAGCCAGAATGGTATGCGCTCTTTCCTCGCTTGAGATTAGATTGGAATGCCGAATACCTCGCCCAAGTGCAAACCAAAGAAGCCGGGCAAATCACCACCCATCATTGGCGTTTCTTTACCCCAAAATTAACGCATTTAACACGCTTCCGAACATCCCAAGGCAATCGCACGCCGCTGCCGATAAAAGTCGGCGAAAAACATCATATTTACTTCATGCCGCATTCTTGTCGTGCGCCACGAGAAAGTCAGCTCAAAACACGCACGCCAAGAGACGTAAAACTACAAACTCGCTTTATTGACGGTCAAACCTTACAGATTCAAGTGCTTAGCGCGCGCAAAGGCGATAAAATTGAACTCGACTATATTCCAACCCATACTCGAATCACCTTTAAAGTTAACTAAAAGCATTTGTAATTTACCATGCCAGATACTCAAGCCCACTCAACTCCGAAACCTCAAGACTGGCAAAGCTGGTGTCGGCTGCTACACAATTATTTAGCCGAGCAAAAACACCGTGCTTGTGTGGTTTTAGTGGGCGAAAACACTTGGCGGCAAAATCACATCCAACAGGCCCTTATCGAGTTAGCGACAACAAAACCAACTCTCACAGGACTGGAAATCACACAAGAAATAGCTTCCAGTTTCAACGCAACTCAAGCTGTTTCCGCTAAAAAATTGCCTCATTATTTAGGGCAAGAAACCGACTTTGCCATCTTTAGTGGTGAACAAGGGTTGGATGCAAACGCCCTCGGTCAAGCTGGCGGCATGATTCGCGCTGGCGGTATTTTATGGCTGAGCTTACCAGTAAACTGGATGGAATTTCCTAATCCATCAAATAGTCGTTTTTTAAGTTACCCACTTACTTTGGAAAACAGCTTAAAAGGCTTTAACCGCTTTTTATGGCAGGGGTTGCAAACCCAAGCCAAGCAACAACAGGTACTTTGGATAACCCAAAATTCACCTTTGCCGGCATTACCAACCTCGGCTATTTCTGAGACACCAGCATTCGATACCAATAAACCTGCCCTACACTTAAATGCAGACCAACAAGCCGCTTGGGAAAAAATCCAATCCGTGGCTTTTGGTCACCGTCATCGTCCTTTGGTGCTGACAGCAGATCGCGGTCGAGGCAAATCTACTTTATTAGGAGTAGCGGCAATTCGCCTACTACAACAAGGCAAGCAAACCATCGCCGTTACCGCAGCCAGACTGGATCAAACCCAGGCGCTTTTCCAAGGTGCGACACAAACGTTAAATCAGCTCATTGAAGAGTATTCCGACAGCATTCAAATCATTGAAAATCTGCCAGGCAGGGTGCGCTTCAACATACAAGTTCAACAAGGTAATAAAGAAATTACCGAGCGAAAGGAACTGCTTTTTATCGCACCGGATGAGCTTGTTTTAAACGCGCATAAAGCATGTGATTTACTGATGGTGGATGAAGCAGCACATTTGCCTTTGCCGTTGTTACTCTCCTTGAGCGAAACCTACAACCGTATGATTTTCGCCACCACCCAACAAGGCTATGAAGGGTCCGGTCGCGGCTTTACGCTTAAATTTCAAGCAACCTTAAAGCAACAATTCCCTCAAACCAAAACCGCCACACTGCAAACACCGATTCGCTGGGCAGATGGCGATCCGCTGGAAAACACGCTCAACCAATGCCTGCTGTTTTCTACCGATACCGGTGAAGCATCACCACCGGTCTCAACGACTGACATCAGCAAGCTAACATATCGCCCTATTTCGGTCGATGACCTCCTGTCCGACAGAAACCAATTGGTTCAACTGTTTCAACTACTGACCTATGCACATTACCAAACTGCTCCTAACGATCTGATGCAACTACTCGAAACACCCAACCAACAGCTATGGGTGGCCGAACACGACCAACAGATTTTCGGCGTGTTATTTGCATTGGAAGAAGGTAATTTACCGATTGAAACCGAGGGTCGAAAACAGGGGCACTTATTCCCGCAACAAATGCACCTGCAAACTGGCAATAGTGAATGGTTATTGCCCAGAACGCTGCGTATCGTCCGCCTTGCCGTACAACCAGAAATGCAATCACAAGGCATTGGTTCCGAGCTGTTGCAATCCGTTATTTTCGATGCGGAAAAAGCAGGCTTTTCTGCCGTCACCACCAGCTTTGGCGCCACCCCCAGCCTGGCAGATTTTTGGCATCAAAACGGTTTCACCGCCCTGCATTTAGGTATCAAGCGCGACAAGGCCAGCGGCACCCATTCTTTGATGATGGCGCAGCCGTTCGATCTCAATTTACGCGAACTGGTCGCACAACAACACCGCAACTTCCATCACCAATTCAGTTGGTTGCTGACTGATGCTTTCCAACATCTATCTGCCGAGCTGATTCTGGCAATACTGTCGGGCAATCAGATAACACTCAAAACCGATTTCCCGATGGGCTATTTGGAAAATCAGCCCTTTGAAGCCGTGTCTTGGCAACTACGCCAGTGGACCCTCAACCAACCCGAAACCATCAAAAAAATAGATGAACCACTACGCACCAACTGGATTCAACGCGTACTGCAAAATCATGCTTGGGAAGCCTTGATCAAAGCGGGCGAAACCACAAGCAGAAAACAGCTAGAACAGCAATTTAAAACGCTCTTCGACAGGTTAACAAAACTATGAATGCGCTAGAAGCGATTGGGTTTAACGATTGGTTTCAAAACCAACTTGATGCAGACATGGCATCGGCTCATGAAATTGCTCGAGTGATTTCCGTACACAAGAACAGATACGTTATAAACAACGGTAAGATGGAAGTGTTCGCCGAATTATCGGGACATCTTTTCTATACCGCAGATTCTTCTACCGACTTGCCTACAGTAGGAGATTGGGTGTATGCAGATTTTTATGATGAAGACACACACGCAATCATTCATGCTGTGATGCCGAGAAAAACACTATTAAAAAGAAAAACGTCAGGTAAGTTGGTCGATATCCAGTTAATTGCAGCAAATATAGATATTGCCTTTATTATTCAATCCGCAGATTACAACTTCAATCTCAGAAGATTAGAACGTTACTTGGTAATGGTCAACGAAGGTGATATCACCCCTGTCATTCTGTTAAGCAAATGTGACCTCTCTTCCCAAAATGAATTGGATGAACTCAAGAACAGCATTACAAATATCGCTCCCAATGTCACTGTGTTGGCATTTAGTAGTTTAAACGGCGAAAACCTTGATCGCGTTAAAGATGCCTTAGCGCCATGTCAGACTTACTGTTTACTAGGATCATCCGGTGTTGGTAAAACAACCTTATTAAATAGCCTCTTAGGTAGCGAACAACTAAGAACGCAATCCGTGAGCAAAAAACAAAATAAAGGAAAACATACCACTACGAGCCGTGAGTTAATCCAGTTGGATAATGGAGCGATGCTAATTGATACTCCTGGCATGAGAGAGCTTGGTAATTTATCCGTAGATACGGGGATGGATGAAACCTTTTCAGACATATCTGCGCTGGCGGAACAATGCAAATTCGGTAATTGCACGCATACCAATGAAAAAGGCTGTGCGATTTTAGCTGCTATCGAAAGTGGCGAGTTGTCTGAACAGCGCTATAAAAACTACATCAAAATGAAAAAAGAATCAGAGTTCAACGAATTGAATTATTTTGAGAAAAGAAAGAAAGACAAAGACTTCGGTAAGATGATTAAAGCAACCCTAAAAGATAAAAACCGATAAGCCCACCTAACAACCACATACAAACGAATAACAAGAAACTATCAACACTTTGTTTAGACATAAATAAAATCGTGAATACAACACATTCTAATTGCTTGTTATTTACCTAAAAAAGGCATACTATTAATAAATCCGTTTACACAGATGTAAAGAGGTTCAAATGAAATCAGTCAAGTTAGTTCTATCGAGTTTAGTGTTTTTCTGGGCTATGCAAAGCTCACAAGCTTTTGCAATGGACTTTAAATTTCAGCCTGTGACCAAAAATGTCTATGCCTTTATCGGCCCTTTAACCAATCGAACCCCTGAGAATCTCGGACTAAATGACAATATTGGCTTAGTCGTCACGGATGCTGGCGCAGTATTGATTGATTCCGGAACTGGCATTCCCGCTGCTAAAGCATTGGAAAAAGCTGCAAAAGCAGTCACGTCTAAAAAAATCATTGCGGTCATTAACACTGGCAGTCAGGATCATCGCTGGCTTGGAAATGGTTACTTTGCATCCAAAGGCGCAACTATCTACGCACTAGCTAGAACGGTCAAAACCCAGAAAGCGATGGGGCAAGGTGAAATTGCGAATATGACTAAAATTTCCAGTGCTTTTGCCAGCACCAAACCTGTCACCGCAGCCAAACCTTTTGCTAAAGACCAAGCCAACTTAACCATTGGCGGCGTGAAGTTTGAGATCAAATATTTAGGCGATGCGCATTTTCCGGGAGACGCAGTAGTGTGGCTGCCAACACAGAAAGTCTTGTTTTCAGGTGATTTGATTTTTGTCGATAGAATGCTGGGTATCCATCCATTTTCTAACGTCGCCAGCTGGCAAAAAGCCTTCCATAAAGCACAACATTTCCATGCCAAATTCATCGTACCAGGACATGGTCAAGTTTGTAATTGGCAAAAAGCCAGACAGGATACGGGGAACTATCTCGATAAATTAGTAAGAATTATGTCTACCGCGGCCGAAGAAATGATGGGCGTTGGGGAAGCGGTTTCGGCAAATGCCGATTGGCCGGAGTTTAAACATTTGAAACACTATAAGACCTGGCACAAAACCAATGTGAACCGTACTTACTTGCAGTTTGAACAAAACTTATAAAATAAAAAAGCGCTTCAAGAAGCGCTTTTTTTAAATGTTTTTTGACCTAAGGCGCAAATACCACCGTTTTATTACCGTGAATCAATACACGATCTTCAAGGTGATAACGCAATCCGCGCGACAGTGTAATTTTTTCAACATCTCGTCCTAGGCGTTTTAGATCTTCTATATCTTGCGAATGACTGACGCGAATGACTTCTTGTTCGATAATCGGTCCTGCATCTAACTCTTCGGTCACATAATGACAGGTGGCACCTATCAGTTTCACACCACGTTCATAAGCTTGGTGATAAGGTTTTGCGCCAACAAATGATGGTAGGAAACTGTGATGGATATTGATGACTTTACCAGCATAATCACGACACATATTCGGTGGCAAAATCTGCATATATCTAGCCAGCACTATGACATCAGCTTCGTATTTCGCTGCTAAGGCTTCAGATTCAGCAAACGCTTGCGGTTTGGTATCTGGTGTTACTGGCACATGATGGAACGGCACTTGAAACCACTCGACCATGGAACGCAAGTCATCATGGTTAGCAATGACACAGGCGATTTCACCCGGTAGGTCTTTTTCGTGCCAGCGATAAAGTAAATCAGCCAAGCAGTGAGATTCTTTACTGGCAAATAAGGCGATGCGTTTTGGCTTGGCAGAATCAAACACTTGCCATTCCATATTGAACTCTTCGGCAATAGGGGTGAATTTTTCTTTAAAACCTTCCAAGTCGTTATTCAATGAACTGGCTAGGATTTCATGGCGCATAAAAAACCATTGATCCATCGTTTCTGTATGGTGGTTGGCTTCAACAATCGACCCGCCTTGCTCTGCGATAAACGTTGCTACCTTTGCCACTATCCCCACTTGATCCGGGCATGAAATCACTAATCGAAACACTCTGTTCATGAAACGCTAACCTTTTTAAATAAATTGATATGTAATATTGACTCACCCATTTTTCCCATGCCCCGAAACTCAGGAAACCTCAAATACCCTATTAAAATCAGGGTAAATCTCATTTGGGTAATGACAAAACATTGGCTTACAATCATATCAAAAGCATTTATCTTGCAAAAACGTTTTTAGCCACTTCCGGTACAAGTTACTACCTCCAAACAGTAAATTTATGTAAAAATGAGTTCACAACTACTTCGTAGAGAAGCTGGAAGCCATGTCTGAAACGTCCAACTCATCACAAAACAAATTAAGAAAATTTAAAGCCGGAGATATTCTCTTCAAAGAAGGCGAACCCGGCCATAAAGTCTATATTGTTAAAGAAGGCGAAATACGCATCAGCACTCAAAAAGATGACAAGGCCGTTACGCTTGGCATCTTGAAAAAAGGTGCTTGTTTTGGCGAAATGGCTGTTATTTCTTCCGCACCACGAGTGGCTTCCGCGATTGCTAAAACTGATGCAGAGGTCTATGAAATAGACAGTAGCCATGTCGATAAAATGATTGAAGACCTTTCTCCTTTGTTTCGCGCTATCGTCAACTCCTTGATTAAACGCGTTGCAACCCTCAATAATTTTGCTACCGAGAACTCGACATTAGGGCATGCCCTGTCATCATTAGCGCATCTCATTATGCTGTTATTAAAAACACAGAAAAATGATGCTACAACCATGCCTGAAACAGCATCTGAGCTTGCTGCTTCCACACCGGCATGGGCTAGACAGCCAGATCCGATAGAAGAAACGCCCAAAGTGAACACAGAAGAAAAAGCACAAGTCCCCGTTCGTTTAATTATTGAAACCGGACAAACTGTTTTAGGGGTTACTAAGGGTCGTATCCAAAAACTATTGGATCAATTCATTAAGTTTGATATCGCGAAGTTTGAGCAAAAAGGTTCGCAAGAGGTGCTGAGCTTTCACCCAGAATCATTTATCGAGCAAACCGATAAAACACTCAGTGCGCTAGGCCATATGATTGATGAAGAGCTGACTGCAGACTTGGAATATGTTGATTTAATCGAAATGGCCAAACAAATGGACACTCAACCTCGCTACTTAATCGATGCTGTCGTGACGGGACGCCTTCCACAAGAGGCGGTGGTACTCAAACAATCACTTGTACGACGTGCAATAGAAGAACAAGGGCGCATGTTCTTTTAGTCTTTTCTGGTATAAAAACCTTCTGTTTAGGTCTGAAATCTGTCCGACTTTTACGAGTCAATTTTGATATAATTTCGCCTTTATTTTGAATTAGCCGGAAACCCCAAAAGCCATGAAAATCGTTTCTTTCAACGTCAACAGTGTTCGCATGAGATTGCATCAGATTCAGGCGCTAACCGATAGTCAGTGCCCTGATATTATCGGGTTACAAGAAACCAAAGTACAAGATCATGAGTTCCCGATAGATGACATTGAAGCAATGGGCTATAAAGCCATTTTTATGGGGCAAAAAACGCATTATGGCGTAGCGATTTTGTATCGCGATACAGTTGAGTTAGTCAATGCGCAATACGGCTGGAAAACCGACGATGAAACTGCACAGAAGCGCATGATTATCGGCGACTTCAAAGATAGCGACGGTAATGAAGTTCGCGTTATCAACGGTTATTTCCCTCAGGGTGAAAACCGTGACCATCCGGTAAAATTTCCGGCAAAAGAAAAGTTTTATCAAGACCTGATGCATTACCTACACACGGAATGCTCGCCTGAGCAAAAGCTAGTGGTCATGGGCGACTTCAATATCTCGCCAGAAGACATTGATATCGGCATCGGTGAACCAAACCGTAAGCGCTGGCTAAAAACCGGTAAAACCAGTTTCTTACCTGAGGAGCGCGAGTGGTGGGCGACCTTAAAAAATTGGGGTCTGAAAGACACTTACCGCACCATCCACCCAGAAGATAACAATACGTTCAGCTGGTTTGATTACCGTTCAAAAGGTTTTGATGATGATCCGAAGCGTGGTCTTCGCATCGATACTTTACTGGCAACCGAACCACTAAATGCTTGCACGGTAGACAGCGGCGTCGACTATGCGGTACGAGGCATGGAAAAACCTTCGGATCACGCACCGGTTTGGAGCGAATTTCGCCTTTAACCAACCACTTCCAAGCAAACCATTACATGAGCCATCATTGAGATGAAAATGAGCCAAATTTTTAAAGTCATTCAGGTTGAACACTTTTCAACCGATACCTTGCAGCTGATTCTTAAGCCAACTCAGCCTTTTCGCTATCAGGCGGGAGACTATCTATTGCTTGGTTTCGAACAGGAAGATTTGAAACCCTTCTCTATTGCTTCGTCTCCGCGCAATGACGGTCATATTGAACTTCATATTCGCAAACATGAAGACAATGCGTGGAATCAACGTTTGTTCACACTGGAAGCTGGTGATGAAGTGTTGGTGGAAGGGCCGAAGCCACAATACAAGTTGGATGATGATCTTTGCGAAAAGCAAAAGCCTATCTTATTCGTTGCTGGCGGCACAGGGTTTGCCCCTTTGAAAGCGCTATTGGATGAATTACTGGCTTCAGGTTGTAGCAACCCTATTCAGTTCTACTGGGGTTCGCGCCAGAAGGATGATCTCTATATGCGCAAGCAAATGATTGCACTTGCGAAACACCATGCTAATTTGGATTATATCGAAGTCTTATCTGAACCTTCAGAAACAGACACAAGCCTGAAGGGCTTGGTTCATAAAGTCGTGCTAGAACAACACCCCAGCCTGGCAGATTTTCGTGTCTATCTGTGTGGCCCTTGGCCAATGGTACAAGCAGCTAAAGAAGAGTTTGCCGCTGCGGGATTACCGGATTCACAATTTAATTAATTCTCAGTTTATTACAACTTCGGTTTAATTAATCTTTATCCGCCGTATTGAGCGCCTCTTCAGCAGGCAGCTCAAAGTGGGTTGCCCAAGGCACATTCATCTGAAACATATAGCTACCTTCGGTTTCTGCCACCTTGCCTTGTTGAAAAATAAACTCAAAAATATCATCGGCATATTGCGGCATCACGATCACTTTAAGCATATCCATTTCAATCCAACGATTCTGCAACATAGTTGACCCCTGATTTCTCACGGGTAACGACTCAGAAATAACGATATGCTTCTTTTCATAAAGCG
Proteins encoded in this window:
- the purU gene encoding formyltetrahydrofolate deformylase, with amino-acid sequence MNRVFRLVISCPDQVGIVAKVATFIAEQGGSIVEANHHTETMDQWFFMRHEILASSLNNDLEGFKEKFTPIAEEFNMEWQVFDSAKPKRIALFASKESHCLADLLYRWHEKDLPGEIACVIANHDDLRSMVEWFQVPFHHVPVTPDTKPQAFAESEALAAKYEADVIVLARYMQILPPNMCRDYAGKVINIHHSFLPSFVGAKPYHQAYERGVKLIGATCHYVTEELDAGPIIEQEVIRVSHSQDIEDLKRLGRDVEKITLSRGLRYHLEDRVLIHGNKTVVFAP
- a CDS encoding cyclic nucleotide-binding domain-containing protein, which encodes MSETSNSSQNKLRKFKAGDILFKEGEPGHKVYIVKEGEIRISTQKDDKAVTLGILKKGACFGEMAVISSAPRVASAIAKTDAEVYEIDSSHVDKMIEDLSPLFRAIVNSLIKRVATLNNFATENSTLGHALSSLAHLIMLLLKTQKNDATTMPETASELAASTPAWARQPDPIEETPKVNTEEKAQVPVRLIIETGQTVLGVTKGRIQKLLDQFIKFDIAKFEQKGSQEVLSFHPESFIEQTDKTLSALGHMIDEELTADLEYVDLIEMAKQMDTQPRYLIDAVVTGRLPQEAVVLKQSLVRRAIEEQGRMFF
- the xthA gene encoding exodeoxyribonuclease III; translated protein: MKIVSFNVNSVRMRLHQIQALTDSQCPDIIGLQETKVQDHEFPIDDIEAMGYKAIFMGQKTHYGVAILYRDTVELVNAQYGWKTDDETAQKRMIIGDFKDSDGNEVRVINGYFPQGENRDHPVKFPAKEKFYQDLMHYLHTECSPEQKLVVMGDFNISPEDIDIGIGEPNRKRWLKTGKTSFLPEEREWWATLKNWGLKDTYRTIHPEDNNTFSWFDYRSKGFDDDPKRGLRIDTLLATEPLNACTVDSGVDYAVRGMEKPSDHAPVWSEFRL
- a CDS encoding NAD(P)H-flavin reductase; translated protein: MSQIFKVIQVEHFSTDTLQLILKPTQPFRYQAGDYLLLGFEQEDLKPFSIASSPRNDGHIELHIRKHEDNAWNQRLFTLEAGDEVLVEGPKPQYKLDDDLCEKQKPILFVAGGTGFAPLKALLDELLASGCSNPIQFYWGSRQKDDLYMRKQMIALAKHHANLDYIEVLSEPSETDTSLKGLVHKVVLEQHPSLADFRVYLCGPWPMVQAAKEEFAAAGLPDSQFN